From Cecembia calidifontis, one genomic window encodes:
- the pseF gene encoding pseudaminic acid cytidylyltransferase — protein MSKLCIIPARGGSKRIPRKNIRDFWGKPIIAYSIEAALQSGLFDKVMVSTDDEEIAGVSVKYGAEVPFMRSASTADDFATTADVLAEVLKKYENEGISFEYACCCYATAPFTTAQRLAEGFNKLITENADSVFPISAFSYPIFRSFKRSDDGRVGMIWPENLNKRSQDFPEAFHDAGQWYWFVVDRFLKSGQLFTNNSIGLEISTLEVQDIDNEHDWHLAELKYGYLQSIK, from the coding sequence ATGAGTAAGCTTTGTATAATTCCGGCTAGGGGTGGAAGTAAGAGGATTCCCAGGAAAAATATCAGGGATTTTTGGGGGAAACCTATCATAGCCTATAGTATTGAAGCTGCTTTGCAATCCGGACTTTTTGATAAAGTGATGGTTTCAACGGATGATGAGGAAATTGCAGGAGTTTCAGTAAAGTATGGGGCAGAGGTTCCTTTTATGAGAAGTGCATCCACTGCAGATGATTTTGCAACGACTGCTGATGTGCTGGCTGAGGTTTTAAAGAAGTATGAAAATGAGGGGATAAGTTTTGAATATGCTTGCTGTTGTTATGCAACAGCGCCATTTACAACGGCCCAAAGGTTAGCAGAAGGATTTAATAAACTGATCACAGAAAATGCGGATAGTGTTTTTCCAATTTCTGCTTTTTCTTATCCCATATTCAGGAGTTTCAAAAGATCAGATGATGGAAGGGTTGGCATGATCTGGCCGGAAAACCTGAATAAAAGATCACAGGATTTTCCGGAAGCCTTTCATGATGCAGGCCAATGGTATTGGTTTGTAGTAGATAGGTTTTTGAAGTCTGGGCAATTATTTACAAATAATTCCATTGGTTTGGAGATCAGTACATTGGAAGTTCAGGACATAGACAACGAACATGACTGGCATTTGGCAGAACTGAAATATGGCTACCTACAAAGTATTAAATAG
- a CDS encoding GNAT family N-acetyltransferase, producing the protein MATYKVLNRQVYTSGNYSIAPIRMEDRYAIMKWRNEQIYHLRQNQPLTEADQDAYFENVVAQLFEQDKPNQILFSYLENGECIGYGGLVHINWIDKNAEISFIMDTALEKEHFENHWGIYLKLIEEVAFQELELHKIFTYAFDNRPKLYPALEKAGFKLDARLREHCLFEGKFIDVLIHTKIHTKLSLRKATQEDVSLTFDWANHSETRQYSFSKEWINLDTHTSWFTSKISNPDCLYKILDDNGLPVGSIRLDIKEQEGIISYLIAPGHKGRGFGNKIVQMFLSDLKNEGIGVKKVVGLVQTDNIASIKIFESLGFHKIQHDNGVLKFEIKI; encoded by the coding sequence ATGGCTACCTACAAAGTATTAAATAGGCAGGTTTACACCTCCGGAAACTATTCAATTGCTCCAATTAGAATGGAGGATAGGTATGCCATTATGAAGTGGCGCAATGAACAGATTTATCACCTTAGACAGAATCAGCCCTTGACAGAAGCTGATCAGGATGCTTATTTTGAAAATGTGGTAGCCCAACTTTTTGAGCAGGATAAACCCAATCAGATTTTGTTTTCCTATTTAGAGAATGGAGAATGCATCGGTTACGGAGGGCTGGTCCATATCAACTGGATAGATAAAAATGCAGAGATATCCTTTATTATGGATACGGCATTGGAAAAGGAACATTTTGAAAACCACTGGGGGATTTATTTAAAGTTGATAGAAGAAGTAGCCTTTCAGGAATTGGAGTTGCATAAAATTTTCACCTATGCATTTGATAACCGTCCAAAACTTTACCCAGCTTTGGAAAAGGCAGGTTTTAAATTAGATGCCAGATTACGGGAACATTGCTTGTTTGAAGGAAAATTCATTGATGTGTTGATTCATACTAAAATCCATACTAAACTCTCATTGAGGAAAGCTACACAAGAGGATGTCAGTTTGACTTTTGATTGGGCCAATCATTCCGAAACCAGGCAATACTCATTTTCAAAGGAATGGATCAATCTTGATACGCATACCAGTTGGTTTACGTCAAAAATTTCTAACCCTGATTGTCTTTATAAAATCCTTGATGATAATGGATTACCCGTGGGTTCTATAAGATTGGATATCAAGGAACAAGAAGGAATCATCAGTTATTTGATTGCGCCCGGACATAAAGGCAGGGGATTTGGAAATAAAATTGTTCAAATGTTTTTATCTGATCTCAAGAACGAAGGAATTGGAGTGAAAAAAGTTGTGGGATTGGTTCAAACTGACAATATTGCTTCGATAAAAATATTTGAAAGTTTAGGGTTTCACAAAATCCAGCATGATAATGGCGTATTGAAATTTGAAATTAAAATTTGA
- the pseI gene encoding pseudaminic acid synthase gives MQIGSYNISKTSPVFIIAELSANHNGSLETALATIKAAKRAGADAIKLQTYTADTITLDSDKEDFIIKGTLWDGRKLYDLYKEAYTPWEWHETLFNKAKEEGLICFSSPFDKTAVDFLENLNAPAYKIASFEITDIPLIEYVASKGKPVIISTGIATQEDIELALDACYRMGNREVALLKCTSSYPAPIEEANMVMVKDMAERYGVITGLSDHTMGSTVPIVATCFGAKIIEKHFILDRSIGGPDASFSMNEQEFGDMVKAVREAEKAIGVVDYNLTEKQQKSRDFCRSLYVVKDIEVGEIITEENVRSIRPGFGMHPKYLSDFIGKESTIKYGIGDRFK, from the coding sequence ATGCAAATAGGGTCATATAATATTAGCAAAACATCACCCGTATTTATTATCGCAGAGCTTTCAGCCAATCACAATGGAAGCTTGGAAACTGCCTTGGCTACGATCAAAGCGGCAAAACGGGCTGGGGCCGATGCCATCAAATTGCAAACCTATACGGCAGATACCATTACCTTGGATTCTGATAAGGAGGACTTTATCATCAAAGGAACCCTTTGGGATGGAAGGAAACTATATGACCTGTACAAAGAAGCTTATACCCCGTGGGAATGGCATGAAACGCTCTTTAATAAAGCAAAGGAAGAAGGGCTCATCTGTTTCAGTTCTCCTTTTGATAAGACAGCAGTAGATTTTTTGGAGAATTTGAATGCACCTGCTTACAAAATAGCTTCCTTTGAGATCACCGACATTCCTTTGATTGAATATGTGGCTTCCAAGGGTAAACCGGTGATTATTTCAACAGGTATCGCCACCCAGGAAGATATTGAACTGGCATTGGATGCCTGCTACAGAATGGGAAACCGGGAGGTGGCCTTGTTGAAATGCACTTCCAGCTATCCCGCCCCCATAGAGGAAGCCAATATGGTGATGGTGAAAGATATGGCGGAAAGATACGGGGTGATTACAGGGCTATCTGACCATACCATGGGCAGTACGGTACCCATTGTTGCCACCTGTTTTGGAGCAAAGATTATTGAAAAACATTTTATTCTGGACAGGTCCATAGGAGGTCCGGATGCTTCCTTTTCCATGAACGAGCAGGAATTTGGGGATATGGTTAAGGCAGTCAGGGAGGCTGAAAAGGCAATTGGGGTAGTGGATTACAATCTCACCGAAAAACAACAAAAGAGCCGTGATTTTTGCAGGTCTTTGTATGTGGTCAAGGACATTGAAGTCGGAGAAATCATTACCGAGGAGAATGTAAGGAGCATTAGACCGGGATTTGGGATGCATCCGAAGTATCTATCGGACTTTATTGGTAAAGAATCAACAATTAAATATGGAATTGGTGATCGTTTTAAATAA
- the pseC gene encoding UDP-4-amino-4,6-dideoxy-N-acetyl-beta-L-altrosamine transaminase, translated as MKKIPYGRQHITQEDIDAVVEVLQSEWLTQGPNIKKFEEAFASYVGAKYAVAVSNGTAALHLNAMALGVQPGDKVITTPITFVASANCVRYCGGEVVFADIDPDTYLLDINKVRELLEADTQKEIKGIIPVNFAGRVVDMEAFRALADEFGCWIIEDACHSPGGYFINSAGEKVMSGSGRYADLAIFSFHPVKHIAAGEGGMITTNDEVLYKKLLNLRTHGIQQDPTLKIEDHGVWYYEMQELGYNYRLTDFQSALGLSQLKRADAGLQKRKEIATRYFEAFKDFTPIKHQSGVVEGHAYHLYVIQVEKRKELINYLRSLNIFAQIHYIPAHLMPYYRQFGWKEGDLPMAEKYYSGCLSLPVYPTLTLEEQDFVIQSVYKFFDE; from the coding sequence ATGAAAAAAATACCGTACGGCAGACAGCATATTACCCAAGAAGATATTGATGCTGTAGTGGAAGTGTTGCAATCAGAATGGTTGACACAGGGACCGAATATAAAAAAATTTGAGGAAGCATTTGCCTCTTATGTTGGCGCAAAATATGCGGTGGCTGTATCAAACGGAACGGCGGCCCTTCACTTAAATGCGATGGCATTAGGAGTACAGCCAGGGGATAAGGTCATTACAACTCCGATTACTTTCGTGGCATCGGCTAACTGTGTCCGATATTGTGGGGGAGAAGTTGTTTTTGCAGACATTGATCCAGATACATATTTATTAGATATCAATAAAGTTAGAGAACTACTTGAGGCAGATACTCAAAAAGAAATCAAAGGTATTATTCCGGTAAATTTTGCCGGCAGGGTAGTGGATATGGAAGCATTCAGAGCGTTGGCAGATGAATTTGGCTGTTGGATTATCGAAGATGCCTGCCATTCTCCGGGGGGCTATTTTATCAATAGTGCTGGCGAAAAAGTGATGTCAGGTTCGGGAAGGTATGCTGATTTGGCTATTTTTTCTTTCCATCCTGTCAAACATATTGCAGCCGGGGAAGGAGGGATGATAACCACCAATGATGAAGTATTGTATAAAAAGCTTCTTAACTTAAGAACTCATGGCATACAACAGGATCCAACGCTCAAGATAGAGGATCATGGCGTATGGTATTATGAAATGCAGGAACTGGGCTATAACTATAGACTTACTGATTTTCAGTCTGCTTTAGGCTTAAGCCAGTTAAAAAGAGCTGATGCAGGTTTGCAAAAAAGAAAGGAAATAGCAACCAGATACTTCGAAGCATTTAAAGATTTTACCCCAATCAAACACCAATCTGGAGTGGTTGAAGGACATGCCTATCACCTGTATGTGATTCAAGTGGAGAAGCGCAAAGAGTTAATAAATTATTTGAGAAGCTTGAATATTTTTGCCCAAATCCACTATATACCTGCCCATTTGATGCCTTATTACAGGCAATTTGGATGGAAAGAAGGTGATTTGCCAATGGCAGAAAAGTATTATTCTGGTTGCCTAAGCCTTCCCGTGTATCCCACGTTGACCCTTGAGGAACAGGATTTTGTGATACAGTCTGTATATAAGTTTTTTGATGAGTAA
- a CDS encoding glycosyltransferase family 2 protein, with protein MKQALVSVIIPTFQRSEFLARAIDSVLNQTYKQIEIIVVDDNDGENEFRKLTKELIVNSYGNKGIVYVKHEWNKGLPSARNTGINAAKGEYIAFLDDDDEWLPEKIEKQLSLFLQLPEEFGVISCGWNLIDSHRNHSKKEFPKVKGEVQKVLALNYFSPPSMVMVKRKYLERVNGFDEHFFWREDIELYYRLAFICKFEFVPEVLVNYYYHSGSMSRNFPKKLRAVENFIEKHQKTLKRNKIPWSEIHERKGDLAAASGELHKAIRAFLIAYFNRRKRFQILIKMIISLFGGEFYIKQRKL; from the coding sequence ATGAAACAAGCTTTGGTTTCAGTCATTATCCCCACCTTTCAACGCTCAGAATTTCTTGCCAGGGCCATTGATTCTGTACTCAATCAGACGTATAAGCAAATTGAAATTATTGTAGTTGATGACAATGATGGAGAGAATGAATTTAGGAAATTGACCAAGGAATTAATTGTTAATTCTTATGGGAATAAGGGTATTGTTTATGTAAAGCATGAATGGAACAAAGGTTTACCCAGTGCAAGAAATACTGGAATAAATGCTGCCAAGGGAGAATATATTGCTTTTTTGGATGATGACGATGAATGGCTGCCTGAAAAAATCGAAAAACAACTCAGCTTATTTTTGCAATTGCCGGAGGAATTTGGGGTAATCAGCTGTGGTTGGAACCTGATAGATTCCCATCGCAATCATTCTAAAAAAGAATTTCCTAAGGTTAAAGGAGAGGTCCAAAAAGTGCTGGCATTGAATTACTTTTCTCCACCCTCTATGGTGATGGTAAAAAGGAAATACTTGGAACGGGTCAATGGATTTGATGAGCATTTTTTTTGGAGAGAGGATATTGAATTGTATTACCGCTTGGCCTTTATCTGTAAGTTTGAATTTGTGCCAGAGGTTTTGGTCAATTATTATTACCATTCGGGTTCCATGTCCAGAAATTTTCCTAAAAAATTAAGGGCAGTGGAAAATTTTATTGAAAAGCACCAAAAGACACTAAAAAGAAATAAAATCCCATGGTCAGAGATTCATGAAAGAAAAGGGGATTTAGCTGCTGCAAGTGGTGAGTTACATAAAGCTATTCGCGCTTTTTTGATAGCTTATTTCAATAGGCGTAAAAGATTTCAGATCTTGATTAAAATGATTATTTCTTTGTTTGGTGGAGAATTCTATATTAAGCAAAGAAAATTATGA
- a CDS encoding ABC transporter ATP-binding protein, whose protein sequence is MLLLKKFVLKYFTHFSYFYLQLRYRIFVALGLSILVGLMDGFGLAMFIPMLEMVGDGTASAEGLGNLAFLVKGLTILGLELSLVTVLLTMLFFFSLKGIAKFVEQYYKVIVQQYFISKLRLDNVDKLTHFQYKAFVTSDAGRIQNTLSGETERVANAYRFYMSTMQSAIMLTVYVLLAFLANPQFALLIAVGGVLSNFLFQQLYKRTKAVSKKITLDAHGYQGLLIQKVAFFKYLKATALNSVFSDKLKTAIRSIEDNNKKIGYYNAILEATREPLTIAVVVAVILVQVKVFGSGLGLIILSLLFFFRALTYLMHVQTMWNNFLNVSGSLENMTGFQKEISKQQERYGKQPLERFREGIQLRGLDFRYGNKIILQDIDLALEAKKTYAFVGESGSGKTTLVNLIAGLMPPEKGQILIDGQDIRDLDIRTYQSRIGYITQEPVIFNDTVFNNVTFWAVPSSTNRKRFWEALDKAAIADFVRSLEGQEGAVLGNNGINLSGGQRQRLSIARELYKEIDILVMDEATSALDSETEKAIQDNIDQLKGQYTILIVAHRLSTIRNADEVVLMSQGRIEEKGSFEKLIHHSGNFKKMVELQEIL, encoded by the coding sequence ATGTTGCTGCTTAAGAAGTTTGTCCTCAAATACTTTACGCATTTCAGTTACTTTTACCTGCAACTGCGCTACAGGATCTTTGTGGCCCTGGGACTCAGTATCCTAGTAGGCCTGATGGACGGCTTCGGCCTCGCCATGTTTATCCCCATGCTGGAGATGGTAGGGGATGGGACAGCAAGTGCAGAAGGACTGGGCAACCTGGCCTTTCTGGTCAAGGGACTCACCATACTCGGCCTGGAACTTAGCCTGGTGACCGTGCTGCTCACCATGCTCTTTTTCTTTTCCCTCAAGGGCATCGCCAAGTTTGTGGAGCAATATTACAAGGTCATCGTCCAACAGTATTTCATCTCCAAGCTCCGATTGGACAATGTGGACAAGCTTACCCATTTCCAGTACAAGGCCTTCGTGACCTCCGATGCCGGCAGGATTCAGAATACCCTCAGCGGGGAAACCGAAAGGGTGGCCAATGCCTACCGCTTCTACATGAGTACCATGCAGTCTGCCATCATGCTGACGGTCTATGTGCTGCTGGCCTTCTTGGCCAATCCCCAGTTTGCCCTGCTGATAGCGGTGGGAGGGGTGCTGTCCAATTTTCTTTTTCAACAGCTGTACAAAAGGACCAAGGCGGTTTCCAAAAAAATCACCCTCGATGCCCATGGCTATCAGGGACTGCTGATCCAGAAAGTGGCCTTTTTCAAATACCTAAAAGCTACTGCCCTGAACAGCGTCTTTTCCGACAAACTCAAAACCGCCATCCGTTCCATCGAGGACAACAATAAAAAAATCGGCTATTACAATGCCATCTTAGAGGCTACCCGGGAGCCCCTGACCATCGCGGTGGTGGTGGCGGTGATCCTCGTGCAGGTCAAGGTCTTTGGTTCCGGATTAGGGCTGATTATCCTTTCCCTGCTCTTTTTCTTTCGGGCCTTGACCTACCTGATGCATGTGCAGACCATGTGGAACAACTTCCTCAATGTCTCCGGTTCGCTGGAGAACATGACGGGCTTCCAAAAGGAAATCAGCAAGCAACAGGAGCGCTACGGCAAGCAACCCTTGGAGCGCTTCAGGGAAGGCATACAGCTTAGGGGACTGGACTTCCGGTACGGAAACAAAATCATCCTTCAGGACATTGACCTGGCACTGGAAGCCAAAAAGACCTATGCCTTTGTGGGGGAATCGGGCTCGGGCAAGACCACCTTGGTCAACCTGATTGCCGGCCTGATGCCGCCCGAAAAAGGCCAAATCCTGATCGATGGGCAGGACATCCGGGACCTGGATATCCGCACCTATCAGTCCCGCATCGGGTACATTACCCAGGAGCCTGTGATTTTCAATGACACGGTTTTCAACAATGTGACCTTCTGGGCGGTACCGAGTTCGACCAACCGAAAGCGCTTCTGGGAAGCCCTGGACAAGGCAGCCATCGCAGACTTTGTGAGGAGCCTGGAGGGTCAGGAGGGGGCGGTCTTGGGGAACAATGGCATCAACCTCTCCGGGGGGCAGCGGCAGCGGCTTTCCATCGCCCGGGAGCTGTACAAGGAGATCGATATCCTGGTAATGGACGAGGCCACTTCGGCCCTGGATTCCGAAACCGAAAAGGCCATACAGGACAATATTGACCAATTGAAGGGGCAATACACCATCCTGATTGTGGCCCATAGGCTGTCCACCATCCGAAATGCTGATGAGGTGGTGCTGATGAGTCAGGGCCGGATAGAAGAAAAAGGAAGTTTTGAAAAATTGATCCATCATTCGGGAAATTTTAAAAAAATGGTAGAATTGCAGGAAATTCTTTGA
- a CDS encoding IS4 family transposase, which yields MCILGLHQKQRPLMCNITLFSQIIKKIDRSTFKKLVQDKQTDKGCKGFDSWTHLVSMLFCHFAKSTSVRDISNGLRSATGNLNHLGISKAPSKSSISYQNKRRDADLFKDLYYSLLGSLGQQASLRRVKLKIKVPVYLLDATVISLCLSVFDWATFRTKKGAVKMHTLLDYDGKLPAYVNITEGSVADNKGAYNIPLEKGSVIVADRYYNDFPMLNIWDSKGVFFVIRHKDNLAYTVISERELPEKMAQHVLIDQEIELTNPQSKTKYPKKLRRVAVWDEKNQQTIEIITNNFTWAAQTIGDLYKSRWEIEVFFRDIKQLLHIKTFIGTSKNAVMIQIWTALITILLLKAMKASAKYGWHLSNLVAFIRLNIFVKIELQNWLDRPFEDHDKPPKYNPQGVLFPDYK from the coding sequence ATGTGTATTTTGGGTTTGCACCAAAAACAAAGACCTCTCATGTGTAATATTACATTGTTTTCACAGATTATTAAAAAGATTGACCGTTCAACTTTCAAAAAACTGGTTCAAGATAAGCAGACAGATAAAGGTTGTAAAGGTTTTGATAGCTGGACACATCTAGTATCAATGCTTTTCTGTCATTTTGCAAAAAGCACATCGGTAAGAGATATATCCAATGGTCTTCGTTCAGCTACGGGGAACCTAAACCATCTTGGGATTTCAAAGGCTCCTTCCAAGTCAAGTATCAGCTATCAGAACAAGCGGAGAGATGCTGATCTTTTTAAAGACCTTTATTATTCTCTTTTGGGAAGTTTAGGACAGCAGGCATCACTCAGGCGTGTCAAACTTAAAATCAAGGTGCCAGTATATCTTTTAGATGCAACAGTCATAAGCCTTTGCCTTTCTGTCTTCGACTGGGCCACATTCCGCACTAAAAAGGGCGCTGTTAAGATGCATACCCTGTTAGATTATGATGGTAAACTTCCTGCTTATGTGAACATTACAGAAGGAAGCGTAGCGGATAATAAAGGTGCTTACAATATACCTTTGGAAAAAGGTTCTGTTATCGTCGCAGACAGGTACTACAATGACTTTCCGATGCTAAATATTTGGGACAGCAAAGGGGTATTCTTTGTCATAAGGCATAAGGACAACCTGGCTTACACCGTGATCAGCGAACGGGAACTGCCAGAAAAAATGGCACAGCATGTTCTAATTGACCAAGAAATAGAACTGACCAACCCACAGTCTAAGACTAAGTATCCTAAAAAACTCAGAAGAGTGGCAGTCTGGGACGAGAAAAACCAACAGACCATAGAAATCATCACCAACAACTTCACCTGGGCAGCACAGACAATCGGAGACCTTTATAAATCAAGGTGGGAAATTGAAGTTTTTTTCAGGGATATTAAGCAGCTACTCCACATTAAGACATTCATTGGAACTTCAAAAAACGCAGTAATGATACAGATATGGACTGCCTTGATTACAATTTTACTGTTAAAAGCAATGAAAGCATCCGCAAAATACGGATGGCATCTGTCAAATCTAGTAGCATTTATCAGATTGAATATTTTCGTCAAAATTGAATTGCAAAATTGGCTGGACAGACCTTTTGAAGATCATGACAAACCCCCAAAATATAACCCACAGGGGGTTCTTTTTCCAGATTATAAATAA
- a CDS encoding IS1380 family transposase, with amino-acid sequence MKITNSTEKITPFGGFNFVFNSFKNSGLPELIDNQLGVRALRGGFSYSDIFANHMAIFFNGGDCTEDINVHLRDALEQVPSFSVCSADTILRGIKELAVDTELFINPSSGVSHEFNINGKLNSLLLKSACKTGLLKSGVAYDLDYDNTVIPTEKYDSKKTYKHVYGYQPGVASIAHPEFSQAIPVYVEGRNGNSQAKYLQADTLTRMFGQLTNENIRIGRFRADSASYQEEVLRTLEAHTESFYIRANRCAKLDNILGSIAPEKWQKIRLGVQEMEVTDLSDYKPFGKDRSYRLVITRIRRKDGQADVFSGDAFTYRAILTNEHTSSNEAVVRFYNARGASERLFDVLNNDFGWSKLPCSFLAENTSFMLMTAMYANFYTYIIGEYSRKVDWLKPTDRLKKFIFRFITVSAKWIRTGRREVLKLFTSKDYKPILN; translated from the coding sequence ATGAAAATTACGAATTCGACAGAAAAAATCACACCTTTCGGAGGTTTTAATTTTGTTTTTAACTCTTTCAAAAATTCTGGTCTCCCAGAACTCATTGATAATCAATTGGGGGTTAGAGCCTTAAGGGGAGGGTTTTCATACAGTGACATTTTCGCCAATCATATGGCTATTTTCTTTAATGGTGGCGACTGTACTGAAGATATCAATGTTCACTTGAGAGACGCACTTGAACAGGTCCCTTCATTTTCAGTATGCAGTGCCGATACAATTCTGAGAGGTATCAAAGAGCTTGCTGTTGATACAGAACTCTTTATAAATCCGTCCAGTGGAGTAAGCCATGAATTTAATATCAATGGAAAACTCAACAGCTTGTTGTTAAAATCAGCTTGTAAGACCGGATTACTCAAGTCAGGTGTTGCTTACGACCTCGATTATGACAACACCGTCATTCCAACTGAAAAGTACGATTCAAAAAAGACATATAAACACGTCTATGGATATCAGCCAGGTGTAGCTTCCATAGCACATCCTGAATTTTCACAGGCCATTCCTGTGTACGTAGAGGGCAGAAATGGCAACAGTCAGGCCAAATATTTGCAGGCTGATACACTTACACGCATGTTTGGGCAGCTTACCAATGAAAATATCCGTATCGGAAGGTTCAGAGCCGATTCAGCATCCTATCAGGAAGAAGTTCTCCGCACACTGGAAGCACATACCGAAAGCTTTTATATACGGGCAAACAGATGTGCCAAACTGGATAATATCCTTGGAAGTATAGCCCCTGAGAAGTGGCAGAAAATACGTTTGGGTGTACAGGAAATGGAAGTTACTGACCTATCCGACTACAAACCTTTCGGTAAAGACAGGTCTTACAGGCTGGTCATTACCAGAATCAGGCGTAAAGACGGGCAGGCAGATGTGTTTAGTGGAGATGCATTTACTTACAGGGCTATTCTGACCAATGAACATACATCGTCCAATGAAGCTGTTGTAAGGTTTTATAACGCCCGGGGTGCAAGCGAACGCTTGTTTGATGTACTCAACAATGACTTTGGCTGGTCTAAGTTGCCCTGTTCGTTCCTTGCAGAGAATACCTCCTTTATGCTTATGACGGCTATGTATGCCAATTTTTACACCTATATCATTGGAGAGTATTCCAGAAAAGTTGATTGGCTTAAGCCTACCGACAGGCTCAAGAAGTTTATCTTCAGATTTATCACTGTTTCAGCCAAGTGGATAAGAACGGGAAGAAGAGAAGTGCTCAAACTGTTCACGAGTAAGGATTACAAGCCGATTTTGAACTAA
- a CDS encoding surface carbohydrate biosynthesis protein has product MNYLLPIETINREIDFKLVLAAKLASQRKKLWIGQYDFLSLITERLFGGIYIGKNIFLKRSDLENGEHYKSLKARGFEVVYLHEEGAVFSGIESDWKNTLKSQYDLRFFNEKDKVCVWGEFQNEFDKNRSENVKIITTGHPRFDLYTKQYSWIYNPISLKLQEKYGDFILINGNYGVANHGIGLSHIFSKIGNYLVDDIQSRLKRIDFFSNSTNQMVAMIQLTHHLAVKFPEVNFVFRPHPSENHETYKIIFKGVNNIIVNHEGAVGPWILGAKAVIHDGCTTAIEAALSGVPVINYKPHYDPNLDIWLPNQMGVQLKNHTEVFDYLRDVLSGKEAGCKINNIEKVSSLFENFKSNAFENLIQVIKEVEKEKGQCKVKEMSNAQIKALYLKFELKRKLYALKNASSRNKLSYHNRKFYGFSKVDLEPKFKLIQEHINPEVRFKIHNPFLIEVQ; this is encoded by the coding sequence ATGAACTATTTACTTCCAATTGAAACCATAAATAGAGAGATTGATTTTAAACTAGTTTTGGCAGCAAAACTTGCCAGTCAAAGGAAGAAATTATGGATAGGTCAATATGATTTTTTAAGTTTAATCACTGAAAGATTGTTTGGTGGTATTTACATTGGGAAAAATATTTTTTTAAAAAGAAGTGATTTAGAAAATGGAGAGCATTATAAATCATTAAAAGCAAGAGGCTTTGAGGTTGTCTATCTTCATGAAGAAGGAGCAGTATTTTCGGGAATTGAGAGTGATTGGAAAAATACTTTGAAATCGCAGTATGACCTCAGATTTTTTAACGAAAAAGATAAAGTTTGTGTATGGGGTGAATTTCAAAATGAATTTGATAAAAATAGAAGTGAAAATGTTAAAATAATTACGACAGGGCATCCGAGATTTGACCTTTATACGAAACAATATTCATGGATATACAATCCTATTTCCTTAAAATTACAAGAAAAGTATGGTGATTTTATTTTGATAAATGGGAATTATGGAGTGGCTAATCATGGCATAGGTTTATCCCATATTTTTTCTAAGATAGGAAATTATCTTGTAGATGACATTCAATCCCGCTTAAAAAGGATAGATTTTTTCTCAAATTCAACCAATCAGATGGTGGCTATGATTCAACTAACCCATCATCTTGCAGTCAAATTCCCTGAAGTCAATTTTGTTTTCAGACCCCATCCTTCTGAAAATCATGAAACTTATAAAATTATTTTCAAGGGTGTAAATAACATCATAGTTAATCATGAAGGTGCTGTTGGACCATGGATTTTGGGTGCAAAAGCTGTAATCCATGATGGCTGTACTACTGCGATAGAAGCAGCGCTATCAGGTGTTCCGGTAATCAATTATAAACCTCATTATGATCCAAATTTGGATATTTGGTTGCCAAATCAAATGGGAGTACAATTAAAAAACCATACCGAAGTTTTTGACTACCTTCGTGATGTGCTTTCCGGTAAAGAAGCTGGATGTAAAATCAATAATATTGAAAAAGTTAGCAGCCTTTTTGAAAATTTCAAGAGCAATGCTTTTGAAAACCTGATTCAGGTAATTAAAGAAGTGGAAAAAGAAAAAGGGCAATGCAAAGTAAAAGAGATGAGTAATGCCCAAATCAAAGCACTTTACTTAAAATTTGAATTAAAAAGGAAATTGTATGCCTTGAAAAACGCTTCATCCAGGAATAAACTCTCCTATCATAACAGAAAGTTTTACGGTTTCTCCAAAGTAGATTTGGAACCAAAATTTAAATTGATCCAAGAGCATATTAATCCGGAGGTGCGTTTTAAAATCCATAATCCATTTTTGATAGAAGTTCAATGA